A DNA window from Chloroflexota bacterium contains the following coding sequences:
- a CDS encoding phosphoribosylformylglycinamidine cyclo-ligase, with protein MNSADREAYAQAGVDIKAADKAKELIKRLARSTSRPEVLTDIGLFGGMFQLKDYAEPVLVSSVDGVGTKLKIASFLNKHNTIGFDLVNHCVNDILTCGANPLFFLDYIAMGKLLPERVESIVSGIAQACKNVACALIGGETAEMPGIYQGDDYDLVGFIVGVVEKANILNGNFITSGDIILGLPSSGLHTNGYSLVRKVFDIDRNPSSLQVLYPELKRNLGEELLQPHRCYYSELKSVLPMVKGLAHITGGGFEGNIPRILPQGIAAQISKDSWPVPPIFKLIQERGKIKEVEMYQVFNMGIGMVIICSPEQVAELATALPETQKIGKVIKSTNSQKIIIS; from the coding sequence GTGAACTCGGCGGATCGTGAGGCTTACGCCCAGGCCGGCGTTGATATCAAAGCCGCCGATAAAGCCAAAGAGCTGATTAAGCGACTGGCTCGGTCTACTTCCAGACCCGAAGTCTTAACCGATATCGGCTTATTCGGCGGCATGTTCCAATTAAAGGACTACGCCGAGCCGGTATTAGTTTCCAGCGTCGACGGCGTGGGCACCAAGCTCAAAATCGCCTCGTTTTTGAATAAGCACAACACCATCGGCTTCGATTTAGTAAACCACTGCGTTAATGACATACTCACCTGCGGTGCCAATCCGCTTTTCTTTCTCGACTATATCGCTATGGGCAAACTACTGCCAGAAAGAGTGGAAAGCATCGTCAGCGGCATAGCCCAGGCCTGTAAAAACGTCGCCTGCGCCCTCATCGGCGGTGAAACCGCCGAGATGCCGGGAATATACCAGGGCGATGACTATGACCTCGTCGGCTTCATCGTTGGGGTGGTGGAAAAGGCAAACATACTCAATGGCAATTTCATCACTTCCGGTGATATTATCCTCGGTTTGCCTTCCAGCGGGCTGCATACTAATGGCTATTCGCTGGTGCGTAAGGTCTTCGATATAGACCGCAACCCGTCTTCGTTGCAGGTCTTGTACCCCGAACTGAAACGGAATCTCGGCGAGGAGCTTCTCCAGCCGCACCGATGCTACTATTCAGAGCTGAAGTCAGTTTTGCCGATGGTTAAAGGTCTGGCTCATATTACCGGCGGGGGATTCGAAGGAAATATCCCCAGAATCTTACCCCAGGGCATAGCTGCCCAAATCAGCAAGGATTCCTGGCCTGTTCCGCCCATCTTCAAGCTCATTCAAGAGCGGGGCAAAATAAAAGAAGTCGAGATGTACCAGGTCTTTAATATGGGAATAGGCATGGTCATTATTTGCTCGCCAGAACAAGTAGCCGAACTCGCCACTGCCTTGCCTGAAACCCAAAAAATTGGTAAAGTTATCAAGTCCACAAATAGCCAAAAAATAATCATTTCCTAA
- a CDS encoding 2-hydroxyglutaryl-CoA dehydratase → MMWFMGIDIGSAYSKGVIIRDSELAAYRVIPSGANYQTAAETIRQELLRQLKLSQDDIADTVATGSGANNVAFASRQVSDIVCTARGINSIFPQVKTAIEVAGQSTKVIRINEQGMVTNFTVSEKCAAGSGRFIEVIANVLRIDLKDFGPLSLKSKNPITFGTGCAVFGESEAITRVTEGIPKEDIAAGVNKALASKISSLVKKIKLEEPCALCGGGALNTGLVKTVEQELNIQPLVPPQPQIITALGAAVTARTSNLNT, encoded by the coding sequence ATGATGTGGTTTATGGGCATAGACATCGGCTCGGCATATAGTAAAGGAGTCATAATCAGAGATTCCGAGCTTGCCGCTTACCGCGTGATTCCTTCCGGAGCCAATTACCAGACAGCGGCAGAGACGATAAGGCAGGAGCTTCTGAGACAGCTTAAGCTGAGTCAAGATGATATAGCCGATACTGTAGCCACTGGCAGCGGCGCCAACAACGTGGCTTTCGCCAGCCGACAAGTCAGTGACATAGTCTGCACTGCCAGAGGCATAAATAGCATCTTTCCCCAGGTCAAAACAGCAATCGAGGTGGCGGGACAGTCTACCAAAGTAATACGGATAAATGAACAGGGAATGGTGACCAATTTCACCGTCAGCGAAAAATGCGCTGCCGGAAGTGGCCGGTTTATCGAAGTCATTGCCAACGTACTGCGAATAGATTTAAAAGATTTCGGCCCGCTTTCGCTTAAGTCCAAAAACCCAATCACCTTCGGCACCGGTTGCGCTGTCTTCGGCGAATCAGAGGCCATCACCAGAGTCACCGAAGGTATCCCAAAGGAGGACATCGCCGCCGGGGTCAACAAAGCCTTAGCCAGCAAGATTTCATCGCTGGTCAAGAAGATTAAGCTGGAGGAGCCATGCGCCCTCTGCGGTGGTGGCGCGCTCAATACCGGCCTCGTCAAGACTGTAGAGCAGGAATTGAATATACAGCCCCTTGTGCCCCCACAACCCCAAATCATCACCGCCCTAGGCGCCGCCGTAACCGCCAGAACCTCAAACTTAAACACGTAG
- a CDS encoding TlyA family RNA methyltransferase, translating into MPKQRLDNLLVTRELAENKKMAQALIMASKVTVSGRKITKPGTLVDENAELELAEKLPYVSRGGFKLAYALDEFKLDATSLTAMDVGASTGGFTDCLLQRGARRVYAIDVGYGQLDYKLRQDPRLIVMERVNAHYPFSLTEKVNIATMDLSFISVTKVIPNVVEHLALPGCIIVLFKPQFEAKRKEVGEGGIIKDPQIHARVLARFIVWITEHDLRLRGLVASPILGAEGNKEFLILLTPSQMK; encoded by the coding sequence ATGCCAAAGCAGCGGCTGGACAATCTGCTGGTGACGAGAGAGCTGGCTGAAAACAAGAAAATGGCCCAAGCTCTGATTATGGCCAGCAAGGTAACCGTGTCCGGCAGGAAAATCACCAAGCCGGGCACCCTGGTTGATGAAAACGCAGAGCTTGAGCTAGCCGAAAAACTGCCATATGTCAGCCGGGGCGGCTTCAAGCTGGCTTACGCCTTAGATGAGTTCAAGCTCGATGCCACCTCCCTGACAGCCATGGACGTCGGCGCCTCCACCGGCGGCTTCACCGATTGCCTGCTCCAGCGTGGTGCCAGGCGTGTCTACGCCATAGACGTCGGCTACGGCCAGCTCGACTACAAACTGAGGCAGGACCCCAGATTAATTGTCATGGAAAGGGTCAACGCCCATTATCCCTTCTCCCTGACGGAAAAGGTTAATATAGCCACCATGGATTTGTCCTTCATCTCGGTGACCAAAGTAATCCCCAATGTCGTAGAACACCTTGCACTACCAGGTTGCATAATAGTGCTATTCAAGCCGCAATTCGAGGCAAAGAGAAAAGAGGTGGGCGAGGGTGGCATAATCAAAGACCCGCAGATTCACGCCCGAGTTCTGGCACGCTTCATCGTCTGGATAACCGAGCATGACTTAAGATTGCGCGGACTGGTCGCCTCGCCTATACTGGGTGCCGAGGGCAACAAGGAATTTCTGATACTGCTCACACCAAGCCAGATGAAATGA
- a CDS encoding amidophosphoribosyltransferase yields the protein MHESCGIFGIYAPGVDVARITFFGLYALQHRGQESAGIATADGKKICLHTSMGLVSQAFTEDELAQLQGHIAIGHTRYSTTGSSRASNAQPILIEANSTTIALAHNGNIVNAKFLRDELCHLGYTFATTTDSEIIANLVMSSTERNPVDRIRYAMRRLQGAYSVVILTKDKLIGVRDPMGVRPLCLGTIDGGWVIASESCALGHVGAQFIREVEPGEIVVINKNGVKSFTEESTRKALCIFEYIYFARPDSIIQGKLLYPVRQAMGRILAREYPIEADLVMGVPDSATAAGIGYATASGIPYCEGLIKNRYVGRTFIEPDQRLRDLGVKLKFNPLSETIVGKRLIVVDDSIVRGTTTPKVVAMLKRAGAREVHLRICSPPIRHPCFFGVDMATRWELIAAQKTIPEIRDVIGADSLGYISIDGLIESVDLPKDIFCLACFTGEYPIPVQLEMDKLALEAIPSGSLSELGGS from the coding sequence ATGCATGAAAGCTGCGGTATATTCGGCATCTATGCTCCTGGAGTAGATGTAGCCCGAATTACCTTTTTTGGCCTTTATGCCCTCCAGCATCGTGGTCAGGAAAGCGCCGGTATCGCCACCGCCGACGGAAAGAAAATCTGCCTCCACACCTCAATGGGACTTGTTTCCCAGGCGTTTACCGAGGACGAGCTAGCCCAACTCCAGGGTCATATAGCTATAGGTCACACTCGTTACTCCACCACCGGCTCAAGCCGCGCCAGCAACGCCCAACCCATACTGATTGAAGCAAACTCGACAACCATAGCTTTAGCCCACAACGGCAACATAGTTAATGCCAAATTCCTCCGCGACGAGCTCTGTCATCTGGGATACACTTTCGCTACCACCACCGATTCTGAAATTATAGCCAATCTCGTCATGTCCTCCACAGAAAGGAATCCTGTAGACAGGATAAGGTATGCTATGCGCCGGCTGCAAGGAGCCTATTCTGTGGTAATTTTGACTAAAGATAAGCTGATTGGAGTTCGCGACCCTATGGGAGTACGGCCGCTTTGTCTTGGGACTATCGATGGCGGCTGGGTAATTGCCTCAGAAAGCTGCGCCCTCGGCCATGTTGGAGCTCAATTTATCAGGGAAGTAGAACCTGGCGAAATAGTGGTCATAAATAAAAATGGGGTCAAGAGTTTTACCGAAGAGAGCACCCGAAAAGCCTTATGTATCTTCGAGTATATCTACTTCGCCCGTCCCGACAGCATTATCCAGGGCAAGCTTCTTTATCCAGTACGGCAAGCCATGGGCAGAATACTGGCTCGAGAATATCCTATTGAGGCTGATTTGGTGATGGGTGTTCCTGACTCGGCTACCGCTGCTGGCATCGGTTATGCCACAGCTTCGGGCATTCCCTACTGCGAGGGCCTAATCAAGAACCGCTATGTGGGACGCACTTTCATCGAGCCTGACCAGAGACTGCGAGACCTCGGCGTTAAGCTGAAGTTCAATCCACTGTCTGAAACAATCGTCGGGAAAAGGCTGATAGTCGTTGATGATAGCATCGTCCGCGGCACCACCACTCCTAAGGTAGTCGCTATGCTCAAGCGAGCTGGCGCCAGAGAGGTACACCTGCGCATCTGCTCCCCACCCATACGTCACCCCTGCTTCTTCGGCGTGGATATGGCAACCAGATGGGAGCTTATCGCTGCCCAGAAGACCATACCTGAAATCAGAGACGTCATTGGAGCTGATTCCCTCGGTTATATAAGCATCGACGGCTTAATCGAGTCGGTAGATCTGCCTAAAGATATATTCTGCCTGGCTTGCTTCACCGGCGAATACCCCATACCGGTTCAGCTGGAGATGGACAAACTGGCACTAGAAGCCATACCTTCAGGGAGCTTGAGTGAACTCGGCGGATCGTGA
- the purH gene encoding bifunctional phosphoribosylaminoimidazolecarboxamide formyltransferase/IMP cyclohydrolase: protein MRAIVSVSDKSGLVDFVQKLKDLDVEIFSTGGTKKAIDAEGIKVHSISELTGFPEILDGRVKTLHPVVHGGILARRDFPQHMDELAKNKIQTIDMVVVNLYPFVQTVTKANVSLEEALENIDIGGPTMIRAAAKNFPSVLVIVDPEDYDVILDKLRQGKVDQKERKRLAQKAFQHVAMYDTAISQYLRDEETFPQDMTIAMKKLYDLRYGENPHQKAALYTEQSIKQKPTGMTSVKLLSGPELSFNNFLDLEAAWSTACDFNDPTIAIIKHNNACGLCSNKDLIEAYKRALAGDPVSAFGGIVACNRPIDLALAAEIDKTHYDCIIAPGYSDEALEIFKRKKNMRLLSLPIQTHQGKTGNIDLRPIGGGFLVQEQDYYTEEEFKPKTVSKREPTKAEMRDLLFAWKAVKHIKSNGIVLAKDNTLLGMGTGQPNRVVSVELSLKRAGDAAKGSVLASDAMIPFPDTVEVAAQGGATAVIQTGGSVRDKEVIATADKYNMAMVLTGIRHFKH from the coding sequence TTGCGCGCTATTGTCAGCGTATCCGACAAATCAGGACTGGTCGATTTTGTCCAAAAACTAAAAGATTTAGATGTCGAAATCTTCAGCACCGGTGGCACTAAAAAGGCTATTGATGCCGAGGGCATAAAGGTCCACAGCATCTCAGAGCTAACCGGTTTCCCTGAGATTTTAGATGGTCGGGTGAAAACCCTTCACCCGGTAGTCCACGGTGGCATCTTAGCCAGGCGTGACTTTCCCCAGCACATGGACGAGCTGGCAAAGAACAAGATTCAAACTATAGATATGGTAGTGGTCAACCTATATCCCTTTGTCCAGACAGTGACCAAAGCAAATGTCTCCCTTGAGGAGGCACTTGAGAATATAGACATCGGCGGGCCGACGATGATCCGTGCCGCCGCCAAGAACTTCCCATCTGTCCTGGTAATCGTCGACCCTGAAGACTATGACGTTATCCTCGACAAGCTGCGCCAGGGCAAGGTGGACCAGAAAGAGCGGAAAAGGCTGGCTCAAAAAGCTTTCCAGCACGTTGCCATGTATGACACTGCCATCTCCCAGTATCTCCGAGACGAAGAGACCTTCCCACAAGACATGACCATAGCCATGAAGAAGCTCTATGACCTGCGCTATGGGGAAAATCCCCACCAAAAAGCTGCCCTCTACACCGAGCAATCCATAAAGCAGAAGCCTACGGGCATGACATCGGTCAAGCTGCTCAGCGGCCCGGAACTATCCTTCAATAATTTCCTCGACCTTGAGGCCGCCTGGAGCACTGCCTGCGACTTCAACGATCCCACCATAGCCATAATCAAGCACAACAACGCCTGCGGGCTTTGTAGCAACAAAGACCTTATCGAAGCCTACAAGAGAGCTCTTGCCGGTGACCCGGTATCCGCATTCGGCGGCATCGTTGCCTGTAACCGCCCCATTGACCTCGCCCTAGCTGCCGAAATTGATAAAACTCATTACGACTGCATCATAGCCCCAGGCTACAGTGACGAAGCCCTTGAAATCTTTAAACGCAAGAAGAACATGCGTCTACTCTCGTTGCCCATACAGACACATCAAGGCAAAACCGGGAACATCGACCTGCGCCCTATCGGCGGCGGTTTCCTGGTGCAAGAGCAGGACTATTACACCGAGGAAGAATTTAAGCCCAAGACGGTATCCAAGCGCGAGCCAACCAAGGCTGAAATGCGCGACCTTCTCTTCGCCTGGAAAGCGGTGAAACACATAAAGTCGAATGGTATCGTCCTGGCTAAAGACAACACGCTGCTCGGCATGGGCACAGGGCAACCCAACAGGGTAGTTAGCGTCGAGTTGTCTCTGAAGAGGGCTGGTGATGCCGCCAAAGGCAGTGTCCTCGCCTCCGATGCCATGATTCCATTCCCTGACACCGTTGAGGTGGCAGCACAGGGCGGAGCAACTGCCGTAATCCAAACCGGCGGCTCAGTAAGAGACAAAGAGGTAATCGCCACGGCCGATAAGTATAATATGGCTATGGTGCTCACCGGTATACGCCATTTCAAGCACTAA
- a CDS encoding transposase — protein sequence MLKQRKSSPRLCSFDYSGPYAYFVTCSTYQKRPYFKEKAVIDTVMPLLKRLGTQNSFTIYAYCFMPDHLHLLLLGEDKSSLHTFMKTFKQETSFKFRRTCNSPLWHRSYYDHVLRKEEALEEVALYILNNPVRAGLVDDYRSYAFSGSFVFDTNVASRQT from the coding sequence ATGCTAAAGCAACGAAAGAGTTCACCAAGGCTGTGCAGCTTCGATTATTCAGGGCCTTATGCATATTTCGTCACTTGTTCAACCTATCAAAAAAGACCATATTTCAAAGAAAAGGCAGTCATTGACACTGTTATGCCCTTATTGAAACGTTTGGGTACGCAGAATAGCTTCACTATTTACGCCTACTGTTTTATGCCTGACCACCTTCACCTTTTACTATTAGGAGAGGATAAATCCTCTTTACACACGTTTATGAAAACATTTAAACAAGAGACCAGCTTTAAATTTAGGAGGACATGTAATAGCCCTCTTTGGCACAGGAGTTATTATGACCATGTTCTGAGAAAAGAAGAGGCACTTGAAGAGGTGGCTTTATATATACTGAATAATCCGGTGCGCGCAGGGCTGGTGGATGACTATCGGAGCTACGCCTTTTCTGGTTCTTTCGTTTTCGATACAAACGTGGCGAGTAGACAGACTTAA
- a CDS encoding 2-hydroxyglutaryl-CoA dehydratase gives MTKVVLTDTADRILSAIKGPTGPEHRQLANEVMRMALEQADLQLGDISYIVATGYGRVNVPFADDQITELSCHARGVSSLFPNVRTAIDIGGQDAKCMKTEKGKLVDFVMNDKCAAGTGRFLEVTAATLGIRLEDMGDIALKSTKKIQISNLCTIFAQQEVVALLSRGEKLEDIIAGLHDALASRVAALARRLKIEPDVVLTGGVAKNIGMVKAMKESLGCEILVPEEPLLTGALGAAILAKEIYMKATAEGEPIPTKPRRLEKATFFQQ, from the coding sequence ATGACCAAGGTGGTGCTCACGGACACAGCTGACAGGATATTGTCTGCCATAAAAGGCCCTACTGGACCTGAGCATCGCCAGCTAGCCAACGAGGTCATGAGAATGGCACTGGAGCAAGCCGATTTGCAGCTCGGCGACATCTCCTACATCGTAGCCACGGGCTACGGGCGGGTGAATGTCCCTTTTGCTGACGACCAGATAACAGAGCTTTCCTGCCATGCCAGAGGCGTCTCCAGTTTGTTTCCCAACGTCAGGACTGCCATAGATATCGGCGGACAGGACGCCAAGTGTATGAAGACAGAGAAAGGTAAGCTGGTCGACTTCGTCATGAACGATAAATGCGCTGCCGGAACCGGCAGGTTCCTAGAAGTCACCGCTGCCACTTTGGGTATCAGGCTGGAAGACATGGGAGACATCGCATTGAAATCTACCAAGAAAATCCAGATCAGCAACCTATGCACCATCTTCGCTCAGCAGGAGGTGGTAGCACTGCTATCCCGCGGGGAAAAGCTGGAAGATATCATAGCTGGGCTCCACGATGCGCTGGCCAGCCGGGTGGCAGCACTGGCACGGCGGCTGAAGATAGAACCCGATGTAGTGCTCACCGGTGGCGTGGCCAAGAACATCGGCATGGTTAAGGCGATGAAAGAGAGTTTGGGCTGCGAAATCCTCGTCCCTGAAGAGCCACTACTAACTGGGGCGCTTGGGGCTGCCATACTGGCAAAGGAAATCTATATGAAAGCAACGGCAGAGGGCGAGCCCATCCCAACAAAGCCTCGTCGCCTGGAAAAGGCTACCTTCTTTCAACAATAA
- a CDS encoding alpha/beta fold hydrolase, producing MTGEKKKKNFTLTVDNLRLPGEVYFPETTKRPCPALCLCHGIPSGKPSSSDDGGYPGLAERFCAAGFITLIFNFRGAGPAQGNLDMLGWTRDLKAAIDYLAGIQEVDKSRLCLLGSSGGAAVSVYVAANDHRVSSVVTLACPAEFNFLTDKQRAKATINHFRNIGLIRDKDFPPSADEWLHGFNTVSPLRWIDRISPHPLLLIHGDKDDLVPIEHAYKLYKEAGQPKEMVIIPGAGHKLRLEEKAVTTALDWLRATTKLTST from the coding sequence ATGACAGGAGAAAAAAAGAAAAAGAACTTCACGCTCACAGTGGACAACCTTCGCCTTCCCGGTGAGGTCTATTTCCCAGAAACCACCAAACGGCCTTGCCCAGCCCTGTGCCTTTGCCACGGCATCCCCTCCGGAAAGCCCAGCTCAAGCGATGACGGAGGCTATCCAGGGTTAGCCGAAAGGTTCTGCGCTGCCGGCTTTATCACCCTGATTTTCAACTTCCGGGGAGCAGGCCCGGCTCAGGGCAATCTGGACATGCTGGGCTGGACACGAGATTTAAAGGCTGCCATCGACTATCTAGCCGGCATACAGGAAGTGGACAAGTCACGCCTCTGCCTCCTCGGTTCCAGTGGTGGTGCTGCTGTGAGCGTTTATGTCGCCGCCAATGACCACAGGGTATCTTCTGTGGTAACCCTCGCCTGCCCGGCTGAATTCAATTTCTTGACTGATAAACAGCGCGCTAAGGCTACCATTAACCACTTCCGCAACATCGGGCTGATAAGAGATAAAGACTTTCCGCCCTCGGCCGATGAATGGCTTCATGGCTTCAACACAGTCTCGCCGCTCCGCTGGATAGACAGAATCTCTCCCCACCCCCTGCTCCTGATTCACGGCGATAAAGACGACCTGGTGCCAATAGAACACGCCTACAAGCTCTATAAAGAAGCCGGCCAGCCTAAAGAGATGGTAATAATTCCTGGCGCCGGGCACAAATTGCGCCTAGAAGAAAAAGCCGTAACCACCGCCCTGGACTGGCTAAGAGCAACCACCAAATTGACCTCTACATAG
- a CDS encoding 2-hydroxyacyl-CoA dehydratase, with the protein MPFSQDFKRSELAMVTEEKKKVINRLKSMYPLRAKVNETYLKSTEAIKAGKPAVWAMLNFYYGDPILKAMDVEVVYPENYGAIAAATGVAQRYLEQADADGFPTHLCGYSLTSLGYTSRMMREFKGEVPPEAPFGGMPKPVFLLSSAAICDARYKWFQSLGRYMDVPVWPLESPSPGTKEFFIEGAFQKMVDLGVKHLRDFVTFVERMVGRKIDWDKLDETVNLMIEINRVWHEVNELRKAKPCPMHSRDFWSTMPAALFLAGDLKDSLQLYQNMYKEVKDRVNDHVGAVPEEKYRLVFAELPPWHSLGFFDKLAERGWNFVVESFGYRPPIPVDLSQVKDPLERITRFSLQFFAGYYEDARQQNVLGGSFAYPYLKYAREWKCDGAMLHPLITCRSASTHLPYVANMLMEKLKVPSLSIEGDIVDLRLFNPEDALAKAEPFEETMEHYRRVRKQEGFDW; encoded by the coding sequence ATGCCCTTCAGCCAAGATTTCAAAAGGAGTGAATTAGCTATGGTTACGGAAGAGAAAAAGAAGGTTATAAACCGGCTGAAATCAATGTACCCGCTTCGAGCCAAGGTAAATGAGACCTACCTGAAGAGCACTGAAGCCATCAAGGCGGGCAAGCCCGCTGTCTGGGCTATGCTCAACTTCTACTACGGCGACCCTATACTCAAAGCCATGGACGTGGAAGTGGTCTATCCCGAAAACTATGGTGCCATTGCTGCGGCAACAGGAGTTGCCCAGCGATACCTGGAACAGGCTGATGCCGATGGCTTTCCTACACATCTCTGCGGCTACAGTCTGACCAGTCTCGGCTATACATCGCGGATGATGAGAGAATTCAAAGGTGAGGTGCCGCCAGAGGCTCCCTTTGGAGGCATGCCAAAGCCGGTATTTCTGCTGTCCTCAGCCGCTATCTGCGACGCCAGGTACAAGTGGTTCCAGTCATTAGGCCGCTACATGGATGTGCCGGTATGGCCACTGGAATCACCCAGCCCCGGAACAAAAGAGTTCTTCATCGAAGGCGCTTTCCAGAAAATGGTTGACCTGGGAGTGAAACATCTCAGGGACTTTGTCACCTTCGTCGAACGCATGGTGGGCAGGAAAATAGACTGGGACAAGCTAGATGAAACGGTTAACCTCATGATAGAAATAAACCGGGTGTGGCATGAGGTGAACGAGCTGCGCAAGGCAAAACCATGCCCCATGCACAGCAGGGACTTCTGGAGCACCATGCCAGCAGCTCTGTTCCTGGCCGGCGACCTAAAGGATTCGCTGCAGCTCTACCAAAATATGTATAAAGAGGTGAAAGACAGGGTAAATGACCACGTAGGAGCCGTTCCTGAGGAGAAATACAGGTTGGTATTCGCCGAGCTTCCACCCTGGCATAGCTTGGGATTTTTTGACAAACTGGCTGAGAGGGGGTGGAACTTCGTCGTCGAGAGCTTTGGCTATCGCCCGCCCATCCCCGTTGACCTCAGCCAGGTCAAAGACCCGCTGGAACGAATCACCAGATTCAGCCTCCAGTTCTTTGCTGGCTACTACGAAGATGCCCGGCAACAGAATGTGCTCGGTGGCTCTTTCGCTTATCCTTATTTGAAATATGCCAGAGAATGGAAATGTGACGGGGCAATGCTTCATCCCCTTATCACCTGCCGCAGCGCCTCCACGCACCTGCCTTACGTGGCAAATATGCTGATGGAAAAGCTGAAAGTGCCTTCACTGAGCATAGAAGGAGATATCGTAGACCTCAGATTGTTCAACCCTGAAGATGCTTTAGCCAAGGCAGAGCCATTCGAGGAAACAATGGAGCACTACAGAAGAGTGAGGAAACAGGAAGGCTTCGACTGGTGA
- a CDS encoding 2-hydroxyacyl-CoA dehydratase, translating into MSDKSQGLSKAQEIYLNRSKRVRELKATGKKIIGYPCVYVPLEMLTALDLVSYRTCGDIKEPVTEADRALPSSFCPIMRTCLDCALKSKNDFLDGMVTVHSSDPQEKTARVWESYINYPYFHFIDMPSTIRPEAIEYFKSQLNDFKKTLESFTGKKLTADKLKAAIKSHNQQRALVQELYELTKPAPPLISGTELVQVVKALMSLPVAEGNNLLAQVIGEVKDRADGPKKKPARLLIWSSTLDDIDVMQVFEAKANVVMDESCGSIRAYRGSVKLTTDPLDGLADYYMKEITCARTFRQANIGETKKDYAKDIQSRFGYLKGIVREWKINGAVLLLVRYCDPFAFEMPSLKDYLDSIGIPSTYIEYDYTIGALAPLRTRVEAFLETIR; encoded by the coding sequence ATGTCAGATAAAAGCCAAGGACTGAGCAAAGCCCAGGAGATCTACTTAAACCGGTCGAAGAGGGTCAGGGAACTCAAAGCAACTGGCAAGAAGATAATAGGCTATCCCTGCGTCTATGTCCCTTTAGAAATGCTTACCGCACTAGACCTCGTCTCGTACCGGACGTGCGGGGACATCAAAGAGCCGGTAACTGAGGCAGATAGAGCGCTGCCCAGTTCATTCTGCCCTATTATGCGCACCTGCCTCGATTGTGCCTTGAAAAGTAAAAACGATTTCCTTGATGGTATGGTCACCGTCCATTCCAGCGACCCTCAGGAAAAGACAGCCCGCGTCTGGGAATCTTATATCAACTACCCATATTTTCACTTCATAGATATGCCCAGCACCATCCGTCCCGAGGCCATTGAATACTTCAAGTCACAATTGAATGACTTCAAGAAGACTTTGGAGTCCTTCACCGGAAAGAAACTGACCGCAGATAAGCTTAAGGCAGCCATTAAGTCTCATAATCAACAACGAGCGTTGGTGCAGGAATTATACGAGCTGACCAAGCCAGCCCCACCGCTTATCTCAGGCACTGAGCTTGTCCAGGTAGTAAAAGCGCTTATGAGCCTGCCTGTAGCCGAAGGGAATAACCTGTTAGCGCAGGTTATAGGCGAGGTCAAGGACCGCGCCGATGGCCCCAAGAAAAAGCCAGCGCGTCTACTTATCTGGAGCAGTACATTGGATGATATTGATGTCATGCAGGTATTTGAGGCTAAGGCAAATGTGGTGATGGATGAGAGTTGCGGCAGCATCAGAGCCTACAGGGGCAGTGTAAAGCTGACCACTGACCCATTGGATGGACTGGCTGATTACTACATGAAGGAGATTACCTGCGCCCGCACCTTCAGACAAGCCAATATCGGTGAGACAAAGAAAGACTATGCCAAAGACATACAAAGCCGCTTCGGTTACCTCAAGGGCATCGTCAGAGAATGGAAAATCAATGGCGCCGTATTGCTGTTAGTCAGGTATTGCGACCCCTTTGCCTTCGAAATGCCGTCGCTCAAAGACTACCTCGACAGCATCGGCATTCCCAGCACTTACATAGAATATGATTACACTATAGGAGCTTTAGCCCCATTAAGAACCAGGGTTGAGGCCTTCCTTGAGACAATCCGCTAA